A single genomic interval of Wolbachia endosymbiont of Diaphorina citri harbors:
- the hemC gene encoding hydroxymethylbilane synthase, with product MLVKIGTRGSDLALIQALEAKQRLLESFPNLSVEIIKIKTSGDKYANVTLAEIGGKGLFLREIEAELLKNNIDMAVHSLKDVPAFFSKDLTIPCVLERLSPCDVFISHKYKSLKTLPQQATIATSSIRRKVQLLNLRPDLNVVPLRGNVTTRLQNQNFDGMILAEAGLIRLKKYHLITEVLPPKVMLSAVGQGTICIQCRKNDIKVIDLLEKINNNMSFIRAKSERSFMKTVNGSCFTPLAALAEYVSENMLHLYCMLAGERVIYFTERTSFVEDAEKMGMDAGLELKSKCL from the coding sequence ATGCTAGTTAAAATAGGTACGAGAGGAAGCGACCTTGCGCTCATCCAAGCTTTGGAAGCAAAACAAAGATTATTAGAGTCTTTTCCTAATCTATCCGTTGAGATCATTAAAATCAAAACTTCTGGTGATAAATATGCTAATGTAACCCTTGCTGAAATAGGAGGTAAAGGACTGTTCCTCAGGGAGATTGAGGCTGAATTACTCAAAAATAATATAGATATGGCGGTTCATTCGCTAAAAGATGTACCTGCGTTTTTCTCGAAGGACTTAACAATTCCTTGTGTTTTAGAGAGGCTAAGTCCATGTGATGTATTTATTTCTCATAAATATAAGAGCCTAAAAACTTTGCCACAGCAGGCTACAATTGCAACTTCTTCAATAAGAAGAAAAGTTCAGCTGTTAAATCTCAGGCCAGACTTAAATGTAGTGCCACTGCGTGGAAATGTGACAACTAGACTGCAAAATCAGAATTTTGATGGAATGATTTTAGCTGAAGCAGGGCTGATAAGATTAAAAAAATATCACTTAATTACAGAGGTATTGCCACCAAAAGTCATGTTAAGCGCAGTAGGGCAGGGGACAATTTGCATTCAATGCCGAAAGAATGATATAAAAGTTATCGATCTTTTAGAGAAAATTAATAATAATATGTCTTTTATAAGGGCAAAATCAGAGCGCAGTTTCATGAAGACAGTAAATGGTTCATGCTTTACACCGCTTGCAGCTTTAGCAGAATATGTGAGTGAAAACATGCTACATCTTTATTGTATGTTAGCGGGCGAGAGAGTTATATACTTTACTGAACGCACTTCGTTTGTAGAAGATGCAGAAAAAATGGGTATGGATGCAGGATTAGAGTTAAAATCAAAATGCTTATAA
- the trxA gene encoding thioredoxin, with amino-acid sequence MSDDIKAVNDQNFESEVANHKGFVLVDFWAEWCGPCKTLMPRIEQLAKDRKGKIKICKFDIDEQTEVPSKYGVQSIPTLIIFQDGKEIARKIGAISDLQSWVDSEISE; translated from the coding sequence ATGAGTGATGATATTAAAGCGGTAAATGATCAAAATTTCGAATCTGAAGTTGCTAACCACAAAGGATTTGTGCTGGTAGATTTTTGGGCAGAATGGTGTGGACCATGCAAAACTCTGATGCCACGTATCGAGCAGTTAGCCAAGGATAGAAAAGGCAAGATCAAGATCTGCAAATTTGACATAGATGAACAAACTGAAGTGCCAAGTAAGTATGGAGTTCAATCTATACCTACTTTAATCATATTTCAAGATGGTAAGGAAATTGCACGCAAAATTGGCGCAATAAGTGATTTGCAAAGTTGGGTTGATAGTGAAATAAGCGAGTAG
- the murB gene encoding UDP-N-acetylmuramate dehydrogenase: MLISLPKVCGIYRYNVSMSKMTWLNVGGQADVLFKPRDIEDLMCLIKDAELPISVIGATSNIIVQDSGIRGITVKLGKEFAYIKCKDNSSIVAGGAALLSNLAYFAGEQQISGLEFLAGIPGTVGGGIEMNAGAYGSDIASVVKFIRAVNLEDGNLYEFSSEEMGYFYRGHSLKGRWIFIEAEFKGVSSEYELILQRLKEVIDKKNKSQPVRGKTAGCIFKNPIGCKAWKLIDESGCRGLDNGVAKISKKHCNFLLNYNNATALDLENLGNRVKDAVKDKFNIELEWEIRVLGR; the protein is encoded by the coding sequence ATGCTTATAAGCTTACCTAAAGTATGTGGAATCTACCGTTATAATGTTTCAATGTCTAAAATGACTTGGTTAAATGTTGGTGGCCAAGCTGATGTACTATTTAAGCCACGTGACATTGAAGATCTAATGTGCTTGATAAAAGATGCGGAGTTACCAATTAGCGTTATCGGTGCAACATCCAACATAATAGTGCAAGATAGTGGCATTCGAGGAATAACGGTGAAATTAGGTAAGGAATTTGCGTATATTAAATGTAAAGATAATAGCTCCATAGTTGCAGGTGGTGCTGCACTGCTTAGTAACCTTGCCTACTTTGCAGGGGAACAGCAAATTAGTGGGCTTGAGTTTCTTGCTGGAATTCCAGGAACAGTTGGCGGTGGAATAGAAATGAATGCAGGTGCATATGGTAGTGATATTGCGAGTGTTGTAAAATTTATAAGGGCAGTGAATCTAGAAGATGGAAATTTATATGAATTCTCCAGCGAAGAAATGGGATATTTTTATCGTGGACATAGTCTAAAAGGCAGGTGGATTTTTATTGAAGCTGAATTTAAAGGAGTAAGTTCAGAGTATGAGCTTATATTGCAAAGATTGAAAGAAGTTATTGATAAAAAAAATAAAAGTCAACCAGTAAGAGGAAAAACTGCTGGTTGTATATTCAAAAATCCAATAGGCTGCAAGGCATGGAAACTGATTGATGAATCTGGCTGCCGAGGATTAGATAATGGTGTAGCTAAAATTTCTAAGAAACATTGTAATTTTCTACTCAATTACAATAATGCAACTGCACTTGACTTAGAAAACCTTGGCAACAGAGTAAAAGATGCAGTAAAAGATAAATTTAACATTGAACTTGAGTGGGAGATAAGGGTTTTGGGTAGGTAA
- a CDS encoding DnaB-like helicase C-terminal domain-containing protein: MKLIFDYLKDYKNYINKLLSNTSDIEEMTKELDRITGGFKEGELSVLAARTSISKTSIALYIALQAAKLLNDHKHICFFSLKMSANQLNNQH, translated from the coding sequence ATGAAACTAATATTTGATTATCTCAAAGACTACAAAAACTATATCAATAAACTACTCAGCAATACGAGTGACATCGAAGAAATGACAAAAGAGCTTGATAGAATAACAGGTGGCTTCAAAGAAGGAGAGCTCTCCGTGCTTGCAGCACGCACTTCAATTAGTAAAACCTCAATAGCACTATACATAGCTCTGCAGGCCGCAAAGCTGCTAAACGACCATAAACATATCTGTTTCTTCTCACTCAAGATGTCAGCAAATCAATTGAATAATCAGCATTGA
- the era gene encoding GTPase Era yields MKEEKCLFVTIAGLPNAGKSTLINSIVGKKIAIVTPKVQTTRTQVRGVAICNNAQIVFTDSPGVFSAETNLEKALVKSAWGAVKDSDITLLLVDVNNYLKNIERIKTIFARLERTKGRCILVINKTDLVKKSELKMAHEHLNLLYKFEKIFTISALKNDGLSNLMNYLSEIAPISPWFYEKDQVTDSSADFLSAEITREKLFLNLREELPYSTAVITEQFEEKKDKSLVIKQIIFVLKDNHKKIVLGKDGSSIKKINIEARTELEKLFECKVHLFLFVKVRPWTDRPEEYISNA; encoded by the coding sequence GTGAAAGAAGAAAAATGCTTATTTGTAACGATAGCTGGTTTGCCAAATGCTGGAAAGTCAACGCTAATTAACAGCATCGTAGGCAAGAAAATTGCAATTGTCACCCCTAAAGTGCAGACAACAAGGACGCAGGTAAGGGGTGTTGCTATATGCAACAATGCGCAAATTGTTTTTACTGACTCTCCAGGAGTGTTTTCAGCAGAAACAAATCTTGAAAAAGCTTTAGTCAAATCTGCATGGGGAGCAGTTAAGGATAGTGACATTACTTTGTTGCTTGTTGATGTAAACAATTACCTAAAAAATATAGAAAGAATAAAAACGATATTTGCACGATTGGAGCGCACAAAAGGCAGATGCATTTTGGTTATCAATAAAACTGATTTAGTAAAGAAATCAGAGCTCAAGATGGCACATGAGCACCTAAATTTGCTTTATAAGTTTGAAAAAATTTTTACGATATCGGCACTGAAGAATGATGGACTTTCTAATTTGATGAATTACTTATCTGAAATTGCACCGATAAGCCCTTGGTTCTATGAAAAAGATCAAGTAACCGATTCCTCAGCTGATTTTTTATCAGCAGAAATTACAAGAGAGAAGTTATTCTTGAACCTACGTGAAGAATTGCCATACTCTACAGCTGTTATAACTGAACAATTTGAGGAAAAAAAAGATAAGAGTTTAGTCATAAAACAGATCATATTTGTATTGAAAGATAATCATAAGAAAATAGTGCTAGGAAAAGACGGCAGTAGCATAAAAAAAATTAATATCGAGGCGCGTACAGAATTGGAAAAGTTATTTGAGTGTAAAGTTCATCTCTTTTTGTTCGTAAAAGTGCGACCTTGGACTGATCGCCCTGAGGAATATATAAGTAATGCTTAA
- a CDS encoding ribonuclease D, with the protein MRIFIYKDDLPASAIPNDIKSIAVDTEAMGLLHSRDRLCLVQLSFDDGNAHLIQFKNDYTAPNLRKILEDKNITKIFHFARFDVSIIHYYLKTWALPCYCTKIASRLVRTYTDSHSLKELCLELLDIKLNKQQQSSDWGNENLTDKQKSYAASDVLYLHRIKEKLDLMLERENRKELAEKCFEFLSTRIELDLMGWGNVDIFNHQVLCKTL; encoded by the coding sequence ATGAGAATATTTATATATAAAGACGACCTGCCAGCCAGTGCAATACCGAATGATATAAAATCTATAGCTGTTGATACAGAGGCAATGGGGCTGCTGCATAGCAGAGATAGATTATGCCTTGTACAGCTTTCTTTTGATGATGGCAACGCTCATTTGATTCAATTCAAAAACGATTATACAGCTCCAAATTTGAGAAAAATATTAGAGGATAAAAATATAACCAAAATATTTCACTTTGCGCGGTTTGATGTAAGTATAATACATTATTATTTAAAAACCTGGGCACTGCCTTGCTATTGCACGAAAATAGCCTCACGTTTAGTTCGCACTTATACAGATAGTCATAGCTTAAAAGAGTTGTGCTTAGAACTACTTGATATAAAACTAAACAAGCAACAGCAATCTTCTGATTGGGGAAATGAAAATTTAACAGACAAGCAAAAAAGTTATGCTGCATCTGATGTTTTATATCTCCATAGAATAAAGGAAAAGCTAGATTTAATGCTGGAACGTGAAAATAGAAAAGAATTAGCCGAAAAGTGCTTTGAATTTCTTTCCACTCGTATTGAGCTAGACTTAATGGGTTGGGGAAATGTAGATATTTTTAACCATCAGGTTTTATGCAAAACACTTTGA
- a CDS encoding porin, whose protein sequence is MKKSIYTRTALASLLTLCSFSGFAADFSDESMKEIKKQESNESIKTSGKMEVMKTSNKKLKEKMDRICNADPRKKAEELKKKEELRLAAEQKKKEELKLAAEQKKKKEELKLAAEQKKKEEIRLANEKKAKLIEDSKAKALKVKNSNVEKAKTKSAKAKKIKVKENIKVVSKDIEKANPVVSVGGVDIINTNQGDGLRITFGGVVDSQGYGNYGLSGYKHYNVMPGKSTDYFNNTEDSIKGANPIFPKGIGNIGDYSENMGMISDAILHLRAENKNEDIGLRYGADVQFHVPVTEGKGASQGVNAARGRSAHVFLNSQYGDLKLGYQFGPESLMRLDATRIATVDGAADSDWFRKVNLEGSAANFPFYVTPRLYTESFSSESEKLSFRMAGKYNKEVMTTLPFRAAYYSPNYMGARFGLSYSPRYDNSLSIVKDETDIRHVGPDYEHIVSAGASYEYDFSKHNIKVKTSVVGEFGLAKEPSKDKHLYKEFIEYNNLMGVNLGASADYKIDEDQSVKFAASFAYLGKSGQPKSIKTLIKGTGTNPDEYKSLPDTDKRVIGLKAQFDGSGKDTMYWTAGAGYQYDNIYTSLTYFGSRMSDKDMLHDVALGVQYDLSSCNKSKFVPYAALHYFTTDEKGALEDKNNDKIPSNKGVLLLTGVKFSF, encoded by the coding sequence ATGAAAAAATCTATTTATACTAGAACTGCTCTAGCTTCTCTATTGACTTTATGTTCTTTCAGTGGCTTTGCTGCTGACTTTTCTGACGAGAGTATGAAGGAAATAAAAAAGCAAGAGAGTAACGAGTCAATCAAAACTTCTGGAAAGATGGAAGTGATGAAGACGTCAAATAAGAAACTAAAAGAAAAAATGGACAGGATATGTAATGCTGATCCAAGAAAAAAAGCCGAGGAGCTTAAGAAAAAAGAAGAACTAAGATTAGCAGCTGAGCAGAAGAAAAAAGAGGAGTTAAAATTAGCAGCTGAGCAAAAGAAGAAGAAAGAAGAACTAAAATTAGCAGCTGAACAAAAGAAAAAAGAAGAAATTAGGCTAGCAAATGAAAAAAAGGCAAAACTTATAGAAGATTCAAAAGCGAAAGCCCTGAAAGTTAAAAATTCTAATGTAGAAAAAGCAAAAACCAAAAGCGCTAAAGCTAAGAAAATCAAGGTTAAAGAGAATATAAAAGTTGTCAGTAAGGATATAGAGAAGGCAAATCCTGTTGTTTCAGTTGGTGGGGTTGATATTATCAATACCAATCAAGGGGATGGTTTAAGAATAACTTTCGGTGGTGTTGTTGATTCTCAAGGTTATGGTAACTATGGACTAAGTGGCTATAAGCATTATAATGTTATGCCAGGTAAGTCTACAGATTATTTTAACAATACTGAAGATAGTATAAAAGGAGCAAATCCAATATTTCCTAAAGGGATAGGGAATATTGGTGATTACAGTGAAAACATGGGCATGATTTCAGATGCAATATTGCACTTAAGAGCTGAAAATAAAAATGAGGATATTGGTCTTCGTTATGGTGCCGATGTACAATTTCATGTTCCAGTTACTGAAGGTAAAGGAGCTTCACAAGGCGTGAATGCTGCAAGAGGTAGAAGTGCGCATGTATTCTTAAATTCACAATATGGTGATCTGAAACTTGGCTATCAGTTTGGTCCTGAGTCTCTGATGAGACTTGATGCAACAAGAATTGCAACTGTTGATGGAGCTGCAGATAGCGACTGGTTCAGAAAAGTAAACTTAGAAGGAAGTGCTGCAAACTTCCCATTTTACGTAACACCACGTCTTTACACTGAAAGCTTCTCGAGTGAGAGCGAAAAACTCTCCTTCCGTATGGCAGGAAAGTATAACAAAGAGGTTATGACCACATTGCCGTTTAGAGCTGCTTACTACTCACCAAATTATATGGGTGCAAGATTTGGTCTTAGCTACTCACCTCGCTATGATAATAGTTTATCTATTGTGAAAGATGAGACTGATATAAGACATGTTGGGCCAGACTATGAGCACATAGTAAGCGCTGGTGCATCATATGAATATGACTTTAGTAAACATAATATAAAAGTTAAAACTTCCGTAGTTGGTGAGTTTGGCTTGGCAAAAGAGCCAAGTAAAGATAAGCATCTTTATAAGGAATTCATAGAGTACAATAATTTGATGGGTGTTAATTTAGGTGCAAGCGCTGATTATAAGATTGATGAAGATCAAAGTGTAAAATTTGCTGCCTCTTTTGCATACTTGGGCAAGTCAGGGCAACCTAAGAGTATTAAAACGCTGATAAAAGGTACTGGTACTAACCCTGATGAATATAAATCTCTTCCTGATACTGATAAAAGAGTAATAGGGCTGAAAGCTCAGTTTGATGGGAGCGGTAAAGACACTATGTATTGGACTGCAGGTGCTGGTTATCAATATGATAATATCTACACAAGCTTGACATACTTTGGTAGCAGAATGAGCGATAAAGATATGCTTCATGACGTTGCACTTGGTGTTCAGTATGATCTATCTTCTTGCAATAAAAGCAAATTTGTTCCTTATGCAGCTCTTCACTACTTTACAACTGATGAAAAAGGTGCACTGGAAGATAAAAATAACGATAAGATACCTTCTAACAAAGGAGTTCTTCTCCTCACTGGTGTGAAGTTTTCTTTCTAG
- the secD gene encoding protein translocase subunit SecD yields MPNKIIVKSLSVLLIFLLSLYIILPNFIDNKFFTSKKRINLGLDLKGGSSILLNVDLDFYFKEKLSMLTDEIKEGLLTQNSIKNDKQVVVTLSNMDDYKKVSMLIHKINPNLELNRKDTSIFISYKPHYKNSLINEVVSESIINVQRRLDKLGTKEVSVQKQGQNKILVQVPGVEDTQQIKSLLGKTAKLAFHLANTNITKLQDMDHETTVMLKDSLGNSYPIFRKTEIGGDSLVNASVRFGNLGKPTVHFKFDSIASKKFAKITKENVGKPFAIVLDNTVLTVPTIREPILNGEGEISGNFTEKQASELAILLKSGALPAPLKIIEEKNIGPSLGEESIKAGEIAAIISIIAVGLSIIITYGKLGLLASVALIFNVISILLILTLLEATLTLPGIAGIALTVGMSVDANVLIFERIREEIRAGKRTARAIEEGFKNAIKTILDSNLTTLIASGIMFIIGSGAIRGFSITLSIGVLCSMFSAIIVTKLLIELFMNPKKLVL; encoded by the coding sequence ATGCCAAACAAGATAATAGTTAAATCTCTTTCAGTGTTACTAATTTTTTTGCTGTCCTTATATATAATACTGCCAAATTTTATTGATAATAAGTTCTTTACCTCAAAAAAGAGAATAAATTTAGGGCTTGACCTGAAAGGTGGATCATCTATACTCCTGAATGTAGACTTAGATTTTTACTTCAAAGAGAAACTAAGCATGCTAACCGATGAAATAAAAGAAGGTCTGTTAACACAAAATAGCATAAAAAACGATAAACAAGTAGTTGTAACTTTAAGTAATATGGATGATTACAAAAAAGTTTCGATGTTAATTCATAAAATAAACCCAAACTTAGAGCTGAATAGAAAAGATACTTCAATTTTTATTTCATATAAACCGCATTATAAGAATTCATTAATCAATGAAGTAGTTTCAGAGTCAATAATTAATGTTCAAAGACGCCTAGATAAGCTTGGTACAAAGGAAGTAAGTGTACAAAAACAAGGGCAAAATAAGATATTAGTCCAAGTTCCTGGAGTAGAAGACACTCAGCAGATAAAATCTCTGCTTGGCAAAACAGCCAAGCTGGCTTTCCATTTGGCAAACACTAACATAACCAAGTTGCAAGATATGGACCATGAAACTACGGTTATGCTCAAGGATTCTTTGGGTAATTCCTATCCGATATTCCGCAAAACTGAAATAGGCGGTGATTCATTAGTTAACGCATCAGTTAGATTTGGCAATTTAGGTAAACCAACAGTACATTTCAAATTCGACAGCATAGCAAGCAAAAAATTTGCAAAAATTACTAAAGAAAATGTAGGAAAGCCTTTTGCAATTGTTTTAGATAACACAGTCTTAACTGTACCAACAATACGTGAACCTATTCTAAATGGAGAGGGAGAAATTAGCGGTAATTTCACTGAAAAACAAGCGAGTGAACTTGCAATACTTTTAAAATCAGGTGCACTACCCGCACCACTTAAAATAATTGAAGAAAAAAACATTGGTCCAAGTCTTGGAGAAGAGTCAATAAAAGCAGGAGAAATTGCAGCAATAATCTCTATCATAGCCGTTGGTTTATCTATAATCATTACTTACGGCAAATTAGGCTTGTTAGCGTCTGTTGCACTCATTTTTAATGTAATCTCTATACTACTCATTCTTACCTTACTTGAAGCAACTCTTACTCTCCCTGGAATTGCTGGAATTGCACTAACTGTTGGCATGTCGGTGGATGCAAATGTTTTGATATTTGAACGCATCCGCGAAGAAATAAGAGCAGGAAAAAGAACAGCTCGTGCCATTGAAGAAGGATTTAAAAACGCAATAAAAACAATTCTTGATTCAAACCTCACTACACTAATTGCTTCAGGAATAATGTTCATTATTGGTAGCGGAGCAATTAGAGGATTTTCTATCACTTTATCGATAGGAGTTTTATGCTCGATGTTTTCTGCAATTATAGTCACAAAACTTCTGATAGAATTGTTCATGAACCCAAAAAAGCTAGTACTTTAG
- a CDS encoding lipase family protein produces MDFSFLRNWFSTTGAATGSEPGNTEQPDSISVDDGKYEMKEYDDEFEIIEDYEFINRADPNEPCSLPSDYKIDESIVKIAGFDREKLLEMGNFCNISYGEDDDKLSKKRCNNLAQGVYKTEFETAEDFEIIPSTEKMYKTRAELISEGYEIIPFSNSFEEDAGHVFIKGKEITVAYHGTRGFNDGITDANVLFTTSEFLPEGGRIHRGFYNSFTDSWSNLYGILKSYAEKQESEIKDFKINLTGHSMGGAIAKIAALCLNKTEGAEDVHVATFGDPRVFDLTASEFYNDVLQEKTIRVTQHRQDPVPAVSPGICGYAHVGAQLRISVPEGYFVHQMDGYHEAIKIMDENDFQSNNNVSLFYYPSRILSRINCAVLGNAQYYAANLGDYIFGGQNFFEKVKKEYQDKNLENLSKLEQTEVKQMAYQNAFSTTRSL; encoded by the coding sequence ATGGATTTTAGTTTTTTACGCAATTGGTTTAGCACTACAGGTGCTGCTACAGGCTCAGAGCCAGGTAATACTGAACAGCCAGACTCTATCTCAGTAGATGATGGCAAATACGAGATGAAAGAATATGACGATGAATTTGAGATCATTGAAGATTATGAATTTATAAATCGTGCTGATCCAAATGAGCCATGTTCTTTACCTTCTGACTATAAAATAGATGAAAGTATTGTAAAAATTGCAGGATTTGATAGAGAGAAATTATTAGAAATGGGTAATTTCTGTAATATAAGCTATGGCGAGGATGATGATAAATTAAGTAAAAAAAGATGTAATAACCTAGCTCAAGGAGTATACAAAACTGAATTTGAAACTGCAGAAGATTTTGAAATTATTCCATCTACTGAAAAAATGTATAAAACTAGAGCTGAACTTATCAGCGAAGGTTATGAAATCATTCCATTTAGTAATAGTTTTGAGGAAGATGCTGGTCATGTTTTCATAAAAGGCAAAGAAATAACGGTAGCTTACCACGGTACTCGTGGCTTCAATGATGGAATCACTGATGCAAATGTACTTTTTACTACTTCAGAATTTTTACCAGAAGGTGGAAGAATTCATCGTGGTTTTTATAATTCATTTACGGATTCATGGTCTAATCTTTATGGCATTTTGAAATCTTATGCTGAAAAACAAGAATCAGAAATCAAAGATTTTAAAATCAATCTCACAGGTCACAGTATGGGAGGAGCTATTGCTAAGATAGCTGCTTTATGCCTCAATAAAACAGAAGGAGCTGAAGATGTTCATGTTGCAACTTTTGGTGATCCACGAGTTTTTGATCTTACTGCTAGTGAATTTTATAATGATGTTCTTCAAGAAAAAACCATTAGAGTAACTCAACATAGACAAGACCCAGTACCAGCGGTATCACCTGGTATTTGTGGTTATGCTCATGTAGGTGCACAATTGAGAATATCAGTACCTGAAGGATATTTTGTTCATCAAATGGATGGTTATCATGAAGCCATTAAAATAATGGATGAGAATGACTTCCAATCAAACAATAACGTTTCTCTCTTTTATTACCCTTCGAGAATATTAAGTCGAATTAACTGTGCAGTTTTAGGTAATGCTCAATATTATGCTGCTAATTTAGGTGATTATATTTTTGGTGGACAAAATTTTTTCGAGAAAGTAAAAAAGGAATACCAAGATAAAAACTTAGAAAATTTGTCTAAGCTTGAACAAACAGAAGTTAAGCAGATGGCATATCAGAATGCCTTTTCTACTACAAGGAGTTTATAA
- a CDS encoding 3'-5' exonuclease, protein MLNSLLVFDIETIPDVNSCKNLLNISDDSSVEEKRNALTKYHLEITNGQNSFLRQPFHLVVVISFLLCNITRQSGYEMFTLQEIRSGGTLNSNEKELVKGFFNYISEKKPRLVSFNGRTFDIPVLKYRAMVHGIQAEYFHKAGDKWNSYNQRYSSDWHCDLLESLSDFGASARMKMNEVCAAFNLPGKIGVDGSQVMDLYDSGKIQEIRDYCETDVINTYLIYLKFMHHQGRITTESYNKSIEELLLECEKKEHLKKFKEEWEITCGGNFYIEFK, encoded by the coding sequence ATGCTTAATTCTTTGTTGGTATTTGATATTGAAACTATACCAGATGTAAATTCCTGCAAGAATTTACTAAATATTAGTGATGATAGCAGTGTAGAAGAAAAGAGGAACGCATTAACAAAATATCATCTTGAAATAACAAACGGGCAAAACTCTTTTCTGCGTCAGCCCTTCCACCTTGTTGTAGTCATTAGTTTTTTACTTTGTAATATAACACGCCAGAGCGGTTATGAAATGTTCACACTACAAGAAATAAGATCTGGAGGCACATTAAACTCCAATGAAAAAGAGCTAGTAAAGGGATTTTTTAACTACATATCAGAGAAAAAGCCAAGACTAGTTTCGTTCAATGGACGCACTTTTGATATACCGGTACTGAAGTACCGTGCTATGGTTCATGGCATTCAAGCAGAATATTTTCACAAAGCTGGCGATAAGTGGAATAGTTACAATCAGAGGTACAGTAGTGATTGGCATTGTGATTTGCTTGAATCTCTCTCTGATTTTGGAGCTTCTGCAAGAATGAAGATGAACGAAGTTTGCGCAGCATTTAATCTTCCCGGTAAGATTGGAGTTGATGGATCACAAGTTATGGATTTATACGATAGTGGAAAAATACAAGAGATTCGCGATTATTGCGAAACAGATGTGATTAACACCTATTTGATTTACTTGAAGTTCATGCATCATCAAGGAAGAATTACTACAGAAAGCTATAATAAGAGCATAGAAGAACTGCTTTTGGAATGCGAAAAAAAAGAACATCTAAAAAAGTTTAAAGAAGAGTGGGAGATAACTTGCGGTGGAAATTTTTATATTGAATTTAAATGA
- a CDS encoding DUF2163 domain-containing protein encodes MQTKLKSHLAGELLTIATCWKLTTVGGEVMGFTDYDEDLNLNNILYKSSSSFIASSIILNSDLRTDNLEIEGILNSADIKEKDVLSESYDFANIEIFLVNYKDLSQGIMNLHAGTFGKVTLNSGRFIAEIRGLATKLERSITELYSPVCRAQFCDDRCKADAKKFSRMSTITKVIDERRFEDTNLIESDGYYKHGVFSSATFEVVVKEYKNKVVTLFASPPYQISTGDKYSILAGCDKAFLTCKNKFNNTVNFRGEPYIPVV; translated from the coding sequence ATGCAAACCAAATTAAAAAGTCATTTAGCTGGAGAATTACTTACCATCGCTACTTGCTGGAAATTAACAACTGTAGGTGGAGAAGTAATGGGATTTACTGACTATGATGAAGATTTAAATCTCAATAATATACTCTATAAATCTTCAAGCAGTTTTATAGCCAGCAGTATAATATTAAATAGCGATTTGAGAACTGATAATCTAGAAATTGAAGGAATATTAAATAGTGCTGATATTAAAGAAAAAGATGTTTTATCAGAAAGTTATGACTTTGCAAATATTGAAATATTTCTTGTGAATTATAAAGATTTGAGTCAGGGAATTATGAATTTGCATGCAGGAACTTTTGGTAAAGTAACATTAAATAGTGGGAGGTTTATCGCTGAAATTAGAGGTCTTGCGACAAAGCTTGAGAGAAGCATAACAGAGCTATATTCTCCTGTATGCAGGGCACAATTTTGCGATGATAGATGTAAAGCTGATGCTAAAAAGTTTAGTAGAATGAGCACAATTACTAAAGTGATAGATGAAAGAAGATTTGAAGACACTAATTTAATCGAAAGCGATGGATATTATAAGCACGGAGTGTTTAGTTCAGCAACATTTGAAGTTGTAGTTAAAGAATACAAAAATAAAGTAGTTACATTATTTGCTTCTCCTCCATATCAAATTTCTACCGGAGATAAATATTCGATACTTGCAGGTTGTGATAAAGCGTTTTTAACGTGCAAAAACAAGTTTAACAATACTGTGAATTTCCGTGGCGAACCATATATACCAGTTGTTTAG